A genomic window from Candidatus Binatia bacterium includes:
- a CDS encoding ferritin-like domain-containing protein, which yields MIGFPHMAEDSRQAAEAPRPEPFTWRLPNAPVDAEDDWVLYDQFIDLAEAHRWKMSDVRREIEGVDPATLTEADHKIVDCIGEIAIVAGNAPTIVVNQLSVMLFDAEFAAWATYQVGEESKHFHVVRHYCRHVGHAMSAEHTEANVVRKQKDFDPDEYHDEHWVTLVNLLGETLNIHLYQQLSKAADEPVLKELLHRISLDERRHQQWFVAYFKKRAQAEDAYVGRALAALRVMLGIDEPPDRNAQRHQGTGSVNYLQATEKVLRHGFSVPIIARTVREQWQILESIFGDRLDIDKREFISRQTASASMVERQLG from the coding sequence GTGATTGGTTTCCCGCACATGGCCGAGGACAGCAGGCAGGCGGCCGAAGCCCCGCGGCCGGAACCGTTCACGTGGCGTCTTCCGAACGCGCCGGTGGACGCCGAAGACGACTGGGTTCTGTACGATCAGTTCATCGATCTGGCGGAGGCCCACCGGTGGAAGATGTCCGACGTGCGCCGAGAGATCGAAGGCGTCGATCCAGCGACGTTGACGGAAGCCGATCACAAGATCGTCGACTGCATCGGTGAGATCGCGATCGTCGCAGGGAATGCTCCGACGATCGTCGTGAACCAACTCTCGGTCATGCTCTTCGATGCCGAGTTCGCCGCGTGGGCGACGTATCAGGTGGGCGAAGAGTCCAAGCACTTCCACGTGGTGCGTCACTATTGCCGTCACGTCGGCCACGCCATGTCGGCCGAGCACACCGAAGCGAACGTGGTGCGGAAGCAGAAGGATTTCGACCCCGACGAGTACCACGACGAGCATTGGGTGACGCTCGTGAACCTGCTGGGTGAAACGCTGAACATCCATCTGTACCAGCAGCTCTCGAAGGCCGCCGACGAGCCGGTTCTGAAGGAGCTTCTGCATCGCATCTCGCTCGACGAACGGCGCCACCAGCAGTGGTTCGTCGCGTACTTCAAGAAGCGCGCACAGGCGGAGGACGCCTACGTGGGGCGGGCTCTCGCGGCGCTACGCGTGATGCTGGGGATCGACGAGCCACCGGACCGCAACGCGCAGCGGCACCAGGGAACCGGCTCGGTCAACTATCTGCAGGCAACAGAGAAGGTGCTGCGGCACGGGTTCTCGGTGCCCATCATCGCGCGCACCGTGCGCGAGCAATGGCAGATTCTCGAGAGCATTTTCGGAGACCGGCTCGACATCGACAAGCGCGAATTCATCTCGCGGCAGACCGCGAGCGCGAGCATGGTCGAACGACAACTTGGTTGA
- a CDS encoding isocitrate/isopropylmalate dehydrogenase family protein, giving the protein MAHEVVLIPGDGIGPEVAEAVCAVLDKAAAPITWAIHLAGIAALDDCGEVLPESTLDAIRRTGVGLKGPCTTPVGEGFASVNVKLRKALDLYAAVRPVRNLPGVGSRYSDVDLVVVRENTEGLYSGVENEITQGVVTSLKVATDAACIRIARWAFHYARSRGRKKVTVFHKANIMKMTDGLFLRSAKNVHESDFSEIEYESVIIDAGCMKMVQDPTQFDVLLMENLYGDVVSDLCAGLVGGLGVVPGANLGNERAVFEAVHGSAPDIAGKGLANPLALLMSAVMMLNHLAETRSDEACRESAARIKTAYDQALGAGAQTRDIGGGLGTKEFTAALLERL; this is encoded by the coding sequence ATGGCTCACGAGGTCGTACTCATTCCCGGTGATGGCATCGGACCCGAAGTTGCCGAAGCCGTCTGCGCCGTGCTCGATAAAGCGGCAGCGCCCATTACTTGGGCGATTCATCTCGCCGGCATTGCTGCGCTCGACGACTGCGGTGAGGTGCTGCCTGAGTCGACGTTGGACGCGATCCGACGCACGGGCGTGGGTCTGAAAGGCCCGTGTACGACGCCCGTGGGAGAGGGCTTCGCGTCGGTGAACGTGAAGCTACGCAAGGCGCTGGACCTCTACGCGGCGGTTCGGCCGGTGCGGAACCTGCCGGGTGTCGGGAGTCGTTACTCGGATGTCGACCTCGTGGTCGTTCGCGAGAACACCGAAGGGCTTTACAGCGGTGTCGAGAACGAGATCACACAGGGCGTCGTCACGAGCCTCAAGGTGGCGACCGACGCGGCGTGCATTCGGATTGCTCGCTGGGCGTTCCACTACGCTCGAAGCCGTGGGCGGAAGAAGGTCACGGTCTTCCACAAGGCCAACATCATGAAGATGACCGATGGTCTGTTTCTGCGCTCGGCGAAGAACGTCCACGAATCCGACTTCAGCGAGATCGAGTACGAGTCCGTCATCATCGACGCCGGCTGCATGAAGATGGTGCAGGACCCGACGCAATTCGACGTGCTCCTCATGGAGAACCTCTACGGCGACGTCGTGAGCGATCTCTGCGCGGGACTCGTCGGGGGCCTCGGCGTCGTTCCCGGCGCGAACCTCGGAAACGAGCGCGCCGTGTTCGAGGCCGTCCACGGGTCGGCTCCGGACATCGCCGGCAAGGGTCTCGCGAACCCGCTCGCACTCCTGATGTCTGCCGTCATGATGCTGAACCATCTCGCGGAAACCCGCTCCGACGAGGCGTGTCGAGAGAGCGCGGCTCGGATCAAGACGGCGTACGACCAGGCGCTCGGAGCCGGCGCGCAGACTCGGGATATCGGCGGAGGGCTCGGCACCAAGGAGTTCACGGCCGCCCTCCTCGAGCGCCTGTAG
- a CDS encoding phosphopantetheine-binding protein, which translates to MTRAEIAKRAKEILVEGLRLEIEPESIVNSEGIFGEGLGLDSIDALEFVVLIEEEFEVAIPDEEVARVAFASIDALTDFIELERRAAAS; encoded by the coding sequence ATGACGAGAGCTGAAATCGCGAAACGCGCCAAGGAGATTCTGGTCGAAGGGCTGCGCCTAGAGATCGAGCCCGAGAGTATCGTGAATTCCGAGGGGATCTTCGGCGAGGGCCTCGGCCTGGACTCGATCGACGCACTCGAATTCGTCGTGTTGATCGAAGAAGAGTTCGAGGTTGCCATTCCCGACGAGGAGGTGGCTCGCGTCGCTTTCGCGTCGATCGACGCCCTCACCGACTTCATCGAGCTCGAGCGCCGCGCCGCGGCCAGCTGA
- a CDS encoding outer membrane lipoprotein carrier protein LolA, with protein sequence MARLCGATLLAVVLGALALLPAHAQDSPAQQLAAILGKRTGQALDARFRQTKHIALLRGPLVSRGTVRFELPDGLRWEVVEPEPLVVDTRGGVLRVGPPDQLQEVPA encoded by the coding sequence GTGGCTCGGCTCTGCGGGGCGACGCTACTCGCCGTTGTTCTCGGAGCACTCGCCCTCCTGCCCGCGCACGCGCAGGACTCTCCGGCGCAGCAGTTGGCGGCGATCCTCGGCAAGCGCACGGGGCAAGCCCTCGACGCAAGGTTTCGCCAGACAAAGCACATCGCGCTCTTGCGAGGGCCGCTCGTGTCGCGTGGAACCGTGCGGTTCGAGCTGCCCGACGGTCTACGCTGGGAAGTCGTCGAGCCGGAGCCTCTGGTGGTTGATACCCGCGGCGGTGTTCTCCGCGTCGGGCCCCCGGACCAGCTGCAAGAAGTGCCGGCCTAG
- a CDS encoding MMPL family transporter, which yields MSEPAPRTLTYVRWLGARAGVVLVGSVVLALLGVLSLFRLEFDVGLVSMLPRGAERFADYQRFVERFGAQDLVIALVRAPDPATARTFGTEFAAALEERPEIADVRARVDREAFLRALGEGALPRLMPASRRGELERRLSPENVDAAVVGMRSALSVPGAIGLRSALVSDPLGLAVVLAEALAASRPDRALAPGAESLTSTDGRKLLLLIRPFEAGYDLQDVEQLALSLEAAERVARDRFGNASAVTVDYTGAFAHAREDAALLHRDISLYIFLALVGVLAVFYAGYRDLRILPFVTYHLSLTTLLTLALGIVLLGKLNLISLAFAAIFYGLGIDAAIHFYTRFLEERVACEDPEQALSATIDALLPPTLLATATTAIAFGAVGFSSLEGVAQLGWLTAIGLLLNVPGTFVVMAALLLWFERRGRLARVRAPTRATWLAAVAVWVARHRRVSVPVVGVLFALSAVSARHASIDTDLFHLRPAESRARSVEKEIQREFGFTDPHGSVLVETRNIGDPDAIDSVVRVAEIVTESLRGAQEAGDVRSVTSLAPLLPSRTTQRERLDAWAALPREAAADRLEVALDAAGFRTEMFASAIRMLREVPAPADPTSEVLPGLEILIERQLERDDEALSILVSFTPTDAAALERVADRLVRETVLPPGVSLIVTGRPLMEAELGRSARRELLGFLGFVLACTVILIGAHERRVAPTLALLAIPVGSVVGVLGLAGFFGIPLTPVSVVVLPLTIGIGLDDCLYLVERYRESGDVGEAVARGGRALSITTATTIAGFGALALSRYPALSGLGTLAAVSLAICLATTIVLLPALLSPAWLRRSREDSSVVSS from the coding sequence GTGAGCGAGCCTGCACCGCGCACCCTGACCTACGTGCGGTGGCTCGGGGCGCGCGCCGGTGTGGTGCTGGTCGGCTCGGTGGTCCTGGCGCTGCTCGGCGTGCTCTCCCTCTTTCGACTGGAGTTCGACGTCGGGTTGGTGTCGATGCTGCCCCGCGGTGCGGAACGCTTTGCCGACTATCAGCGCTTCGTCGAACGCTTCGGGGCGCAGGATCTGGTGATCGCGCTGGTGCGGGCTCCGGACCCGGCGACGGCGCGCACCTTCGGGACCGAGTTTGCAGCCGCCCTCGAGGAGCGACCGGAGATCGCCGACGTGCGCGCGCGCGTCGATCGCGAGGCGTTCCTGCGCGCCTTGGGCGAGGGGGCTCTGCCGCGCTTGATGCCCGCCTCCCGCCGCGGCGAACTCGAACGTCGACTTTCACCCGAGAACGTCGATGCGGCCGTCGTCGGCATGCGTAGCGCACTCTCGGTTCCCGGCGCGATCGGACTCCGCTCGGCGCTCGTTTCGGACCCCCTCGGACTCGCAGTCGTTCTTGCGGAAGCCTTGGCGGCCTCCCGCCCCGATCGCGCGCTCGCCCCCGGCGCCGAGTCGCTCACGTCGACGGATGGCAGGAAGCTGCTGCTCCTGATCCGGCCGTTTGAGGCGGGCTACGACCTACAGGACGTGGAGCAACTGGCGCTCTCTCTCGAGGCGGCCGAGCGCGTCGCTCGAGACCGTTTCGGGAACGCCTCCGCCGTCACCGTCGACTATACGGGCGCATTCGCACACGCCCGCGAAGACGCGGCGCTGCTGCATCGCGACATCTCGCTCTACATCTTCCTTGCGTTGGTCGGTGTGCTCGCTGTGTTCTACGCGGGCTATCGGGATCTCCGGATCCTTCCCTTCGTCACCTATCACCTGAGTCTCACGACGTTGCTCACGCTGGCGCTCGGCATCGTGCTGCTCGGCAAGCTGAACCTCATCTCTCTCGCATTCGCGGCGATCTTCTACGGCCTCGGGATCGACGCCGCCATCCACTTCTATACGCGCTTCCTCGAAGAGCGGGTTGCCTGCGAGGATCCGGAGCAGGCGCTCTCGGCTACGATCGATGCGCTTCTTCCACCGACGTTGCTCGCGACGGCGACGACGGCGATCGCCTTCGGGGCTGTCGGGTTCTCTAGCTTGGAGGGCGTGGCCCAGCTCGGCTGGCTCACCGCGATTGGCCTGCTGCTCAACGTGCCGGGCACGTTCGTCGTGATGGCGGCCCTCCTTCTCTGGTTCGAGAGGCGCGGACGGCTTGCGCGGGTGCGCGCCCCGACGCGCGCGACGTGGCTGGCCGCCGTGGCCGTCTGGGTCGCACGGCATCGCCGGGTCAGCGTGCCGGTGGTCGGAGTCCTGTTCGCACTTTCGGCCGTCTCTGCGAGGCATGCGTCGATCGACACGGATCTGTTCCACCTTCGTCCGGCAGAGTCGCGCGCGCGCTCGGTGGAGAAGGAAATTCAGCGCGAGTTCGGCTTCACGGACCCCCACGGTTCGGTTCTGGTCGAAACACGGAACATCGGGGATCCCGACGCGATCGACTCCGTAGTGCGCGTGGCGGAGATCGTGACGGAGAGTCTTCGAGGTGCGCAGGAGGCGGGCGACGTGCGGTCCGTGACGAGCCTGGCGCCGCTCCTCCCGTCGCGCACGACGCAGCGGGAGCGCCTGGACGCTTGGGCGGCGCTACCGCGCGAGGCTGCCGCCGATCGTCTCGAGGTGGCCCTCGATGCGGCGGGCTTTCGCACCGAGATGTTCGCCAGTGCGATACGGATGCTGCGAGAAGTCCCGGCTCCCGCGGATCCCACCTCCGAGGTGCTCCCCGGACTCGAGATCTTGATCGAGCGACAACTCGAGCGCGACGACGAGGCTCTCTCCATCCTGGTGTCGTTCACGCCTACGGATGCGGCGGCCCTCGAGCGGGTGGCCGATCGATTGGTGCGCGAGACCGTGCTGCCGCCTGGGGTTTCGTTGATCGTCACCGGTCGTCCCCTGATGGAGGCAGAATTGGGCCGGAGCGCCCGCCGCGAGTTGTTGGGCTTTCTCGGCTTTGTGCTCGCGTGCACCGTGATTCTGATCGGCGCCCACGAGCGCCGTGTCGCCCCCACCCTCGCGCTCCTCGCGATCCCGGTGGGATCCGTCGTGGGTGTCCTCGGGCTCGCCGGGTTCTTCGGGATTCCGCTCACCCCGGTGAGCGTCGTCGTGCTGCCGCTCACCATCGGCATCGGGCTGGACGATTGCCTCTATCTCGTCGAGCGGTACCGGGAGAGCGGTGACGTCGGGGAGGCGGTCGCACGCGGCGGCCGCGCTTTGTCGATCACCACGGCGACCACGATCGCGGGGTTCGGCGCCCTGGCGCTCTCGCGTTACCCCGCCCTTTCCGGACTCGGTACGCTTGCCGCGGTAAGCCTCGCCATCTGTCTCGCGACGACCATCGTTCTGCTTCCGGCGCTTCTCTCGCCCGCCTGGCTGCGACGCAGCCGCGAGGATTCGTCCGTGGTGTCTTCGTGA
- a CDS encoding lysylphosphatidylglycerol synthase transmembrane domain-containing protein yields the protein MSDDELRRERRSRIWRSLLAILGLVALFALIRRAGAENVWDTLAGVRPGWLAVWLFVEGVIFVGFALRWRMLLRSLGAEVPLPRLIGVRVAGLAVGTLTPGAKLGGEPLRAYLIARDGVPSGPAIASVAVDRSLELVANLVFAVAYCALFALRDQETASRVLIVVVVSGIAFVVATGLLVRRLKRGGSIVPARMRSVLDRLGASEDAIERTDEALRELLFARPRMLAGALGASLLLNAIILTEYGVLFIAFGIWPTLPDLAGALLGVGLAHALPIPASLGALEGAQAVVFGLADDDPKLAIVAATAARVRDIGWTVPGVIYLAVTALRRRASGRNDA from the coding sequence GTGAGCGACGATGAGCTTCGTCGCGAGCGGCGGAGTCGGATCTGGCGAAGCCTGCTTGCGATCCTCGGTCTCGTCGCCCTCTTCGCGCTCATTCGACGGGCTGGTGCGGAGAACGTCTGGGATACGCTGGCCGGTGTTCGACCGGGGTGGTTGGCGGTCTGGCTCTTCGTCGAGGGTGTCATCTTCGTCGGCTTCGCCCTGCGGTGGCGGATGCTGTTGCGCAGCCTCGGCGCCGAAGTTCCGCTGCCTCGGTTGATCGGCGTTCGGGTGGCCGGGTTGGCGGTCGGCACGTTGACGCCGGGTGCGAAGTTGGGCGGGGAACCCCTGCGTGCGTATCTGATCGCCCGCGACGGTGTGCCGAGCGGCCCGGCCATCGCGAGTGTCGCGGTGGACCGTTCGCTCGAGCTCGTGGCGAATCTGGTGTTCGCGGTGGCGTACTGCGCCCTGTTCGCACTGCGCGATCAGGAAACTGCGTCACGGGTCCTCATCGTCGTCGTCGTGAGTGGGATCGCCTTCGTCGTCGCGACGGGGCTCCTCGTGCGTCGGCTCAAACGCGGAGGCTCGATCGTGCCGGCGCGGATGAGGAGCGTACTCGATCGTCTCGGCGCGTCCGAGGACGCGATTGAGCGAACCGACGAGGCCCTACGGGAATTGCTCTTCGCCCGACCGCGCATGCTCGCCGGAGCTCTCGGCGCATCGCTTCTGCTGAACGCGATCATCCTGACCGAGTACGGCGTGTTGTTCATCGCCTTCGGAATCTGGCCGACGCTGCCGGACCTCGCCGGCGCACTGCTCGGCGTGGGCCTGGCGCATGCCCTTCCGATTCCCGCTTCTCTCGGGGCGCTCGAAGGAGCGCAGGCGGTGGTCTTTGGTCTCGCTGACGACGATCCAAAACTTGCGATCGTCGCCGCGACTGCGGCGCGGGTCCGGGACATCGGATGGACCGTGCCCGGGGTAATCTATCTCGCCGTGACGGCGCTACGGCGGCGCGCGTCAGGTCGGAACGACGCGTAG
- a CDS encoding M67 family metallopeptidase, whose translation MYHLAKSLFIEVKKHAREAFPEECCGFILYDVDNDVEIVRRVENVATARHKADPETFSRDGSDGYIMDEKELLAVSEQVDAQDFELRCIYHSHPNGRAYFSKEDQARAKMFDEPIYPEAVYIVVGVDDNSITGMSGHLWNEERLEYEELRVVPT comes from the coding sequence ATGTATCATCTGGCCAAGAGCCTCTTCATCGAGGTCAAGAAGCACGCCCGTGAAGCCTTCCCTGAGGAGTGTTGCGGATTCATCCTTTATGACGTCGACAACGATGTCGAAATCGTTCGGCGCGTCGAAAACGTAGCGACCGCACGGCACAAAGCCGATCCCGAGACGTTCTCACGAGACGGGAGCGACGGCTACATCATGGACGAGAAGGAACTCCTCGCCGTGTCAGAGCAAGTCGACGCGCAGGACTTCGAACTCCGCTGCATCTACCACTCCCACCCGAACGGACGTGCCTACTTCTCGAAGGAGGACCAGGCTCGCGCCAAGATGTTCGACGAGCCGATCTACCCCGAAGCCGTCTACATCGTCGTGGGCGTCGACGACAATTCGATCACCGGAATGTCCGGACACCTCTGGAATGAAGAGCGCCTCGAATACGAGGAACTACGCGTCGTTCCGACCTGA
- the thrH gene encoding bifunctional phosphoserine phosphatase/homoserine phosphotransferase ThrH has translation MIACLDLEGVLIPEIWINVAERTGIEELRRTTRDEPDYDNLMQYRLGILDEHGISLGQIQEVIDGMGPLEGAADFLDWLRARAQVIILSDTFYQFAAPLMRQLGHPCLFCHALEVNSEDRITGYQLRIDDGKRRAVESLRALNFRCVASGDSYNDTTMLGVADAGILFRPPDNVIAEFPQYPVCRTYDELRTAFTEASGGEIQG, from the coding sequence ATGATCGCATGCCTGGACCTCGAGGGAGTTCTCATCCCGGAAATCTGGATCAACGTGGCCGAGCGAACCGGAATCGAGGAGCTCCGCCGCACGACTCGGGACGAGCCCGACTACGACAATCTCATGCAGTACCGACTGGGGATTCTCGATGAGCACGGGATCTCCCTCGGTCAGATCCAGGAAGTGATCGATGGGATGGGCCCGCTGGAGGGCGCAGCCGATTTTCTCGATTGGCTCCGGGCGCGTGCTCAGGTGATCATCCTCTCCGATACCTTCTATCAGTTCGCGGCGCCGCTCATGCGGCAGCTCGGTCATCCGTGTCTGTTCTGTCACGCGCTCGAGGTCAACTCCGAAGATCGAATCACCGGCTATCAGCTGCGCATAGACGACGGAAAACGGCGTGCCGTCGAGTCGCTGCGCGCTCTCAACTTCCGCTGTGTCGCCTCAGGCGATTCGTACAACGACACCACGATGCTCGGCGTCGCAGATGCCGGGATCCTGTTCCGTCCCCCCGACAACGTCATCGCCGAGTTCCCCCAATACCCCGTCTGCCGGACCTACGACGAGTTGCGCACCGCCTTCACCGAGGCGAGTGGCGGCGAGATCCAGGGCTGA
- a CDS encoding transporter substrate-binding domain-containing protein yields the protein MGLLVLLVSACSVRTLRVGTSGDYPPFSVQEEGGTRHGFDISVARAYARDRGLALEVVPFSWPELEDALLSGKFDVAMSGVTVRGDRLVRGPMTSSVARADAIVLVRDGRSGAEIDREGVVVAVNRGGHLEKLARARFRHATIRTVDDNQSLPALLGGRRVHAVVTDTLEVKSFEAFDTEVKEVLARDRKAYWVTPARPELALDLNQWIGARAADRWLETERNVWMDDPQRSTLPVDDAALVDHIAQRLMLMPLVAEVKRAKGLPVEAPGREEVIEEKSRAAATRAGLDPTSYLGFVRAEIEAAKNVQRAVLAGAVSMNASDLPDLSSDIRPAIDRIDVAIRMTLLWAAPVESSVDDLVAALRLDARVPGLDDESLRAIARAARAIPAPARQPTS from the coding sequence GTGGGTCTTCTCGTCCTTCTCGTCTCGGCTTGCTCGGTCCGCACGCTGCGCGTCGGCACAAGTGGCGACTACCCACCGTTTTCCGTGCAGGAAGAGGGCGGAACCCGCCATGGCTTCGACATCTCGGTGGCGCGGGCCTATGCGCGCGACCGGGGCTTGGCGCTCGAGGTCGTGCCGTTTTCGTGGCCGGAACTCGAAGATGCGTTGCTCTCCGGGAAGTTCGACGTCGCGATGAGCGGGGTCACCGTGCGCGGCGACCGGCTGGTCCGAGGCCCGATGACGAGTTCCGTCGCCCGCGCGGACGCGATCGTGCTGGTGCGCGATGGGCGCTCCGGTGCGGAGATCGATCGGGAGGGTGTCGTGGTGGCGGTGAACCGGGGTGGGCACCTGGAGAAGCTGGCGCGCGCCAGGTTCCGTCACGCGACGATCCGCACGGTCGACGACAACCAGAGCCTCCCCGCTCTTCTCGGAGGGAGACGGGTGCATGCAGTCGTCACCGACACGCTCGAGGTCAAGAGCTTCGAGGCGTTCGATACGGAGGTGAAGGAGGTGCTCGCCCGCGACCGGAAGGCCTATTGGGTGACGCCGGCCCGTCCGGAGCTCGCGCTCGATCTGAACCAATGGATTGGAGCCCGGGCCGCAGACCGCTGGCTCGAGACCGAACGCAACGTGTGGATGGACGATCCGCAGCGATCGACGCTGCCCGTCGACGACGCTGCGTTGGTCGATCACATCGCGCAGCGACTGATGCTGATGCCGCTCGTCGCCGAGGTGAAACGTGCGAAGGGACTTCCGGTTGAGGCGCCGGGTCGAGAGGAAGTGATCGAGGAAAAATCGCGGGCGGCGGCAACCCGCGCTGGTCTAGATCCGACGAGCTACCTGGGCTTCGTGCGCGCCGAGATCGAAGCTGCGAAGAACGTGCAGCGGGCCGTGCTCGCCGGCGCGGTGTCGATGAACGCATCCGATCTGCCGGATCTCTCTTCGGACATCCGACCCGCCATCGATCGAATCGACGTCGCGATCCGGATGACGTTGCTCTGGGCGGCCCCGGTCGAGTCCTCGGTAGACGACCTGGTGGCGGCTCTTCGACTCGACGCGCGTGTACCGGGCCTGGACGACGAATCCCTCCGCGCGATTGCTCGTGCGGCGCGCGCGATTCCGGCGCCGGCGCGCCAACCTACTTCGTAG
- a CDS encoding lysylphosphatidylglycerol synthase transmembrane domain-containing protein has translation MFYRVGLGDVLEICLRARPEYLAAAFGLFILGQIVSAVRWHALARGVGFTTSMIECTRIYFVGMFFGLAVPSTLGSDGTRTLYLGRAEPGQARALSSVVFDRWVGLVTLVGVAVAALLLGPSGDLPESVVIVLIGLGVALIAGWALAPILSGLLPEGNRIRTLVEDDLLPYFRDPGLLARAVALSVIVHTLQIVTQKLLTDALGLAVPLSFIAIYHPLVVLATAIPITIGGFGLREAAYAYLLPHAGIATDDAVALALLWWAVGALGGLCGGVLYAIAPRTTK, from the coding sequence CTGTTCTACCGCGTCGGGCTCGGCGACGTACTCGAGATCTGCCTCCGCGCGCGACCCGAGTACCTCGCGGCGGCGTTCGGGCTCTTCATCCTCGGGCAGATCGTGAGCGCGGTTCGCTGGCATGCCCTCGCCCGTGGCGTCGGATTCACCACGTCGATGATCGAATGCACCCGCATCTACTTCGTGGGGATGTTCTTCGGCCTCGCCGTTCCGAGCACTCTCGGGTCGGATGGCACGCGCACGCTCTACCTCGGTCGCGCAGAGCCGGGGCAGGCACGGGCCCTCTCCTCAGTGGTGTTCGATCGGTGGGTCGGACTCGTCACATTGGTCGGCGTTGCGGTGGCTGCTCTCCTTCTCGGGCCGAGCGGCGATCTGCCCGAAAGCGTCGTGATCGTCCTCATCGGACTTGGAGTCGCGCTGATCGCCGGGTGGGCGCTGGCCCCGATACTCTCGGGCCTCCTTCCGGAGGGCAATCGAATCCGGACCCTCGTGGAGGATGATCTCCTCCCGTACTTCCGCGACCCGGGGCTCTTGGCACGGGCGGTCGCTCTCTCGGTGATCGTCCACACGCTACAGATCGTGACGCAAAAGCTCCTCACCGACGCACTCGGACTCGCCGTGCCCCTGAGCTTCATCGCGATCTACCACCCCCTCGTCGTGCTCGCGACGGCGATCCCCATCACGATCGGGGGCTTCGGCCTCCGCGAAGCGGCGTACGCCTACCTGCTCCCTCACGCCGGCATCGCGACGGACGACGCCGTGGCATTGGCCCTTCTGTGGTGGGCCGTGGGCGCCCTCGGGGGGTTGTGCGGCGGCGTCCTCTACGCCATCGCGCCGCGCACTACGAAGTAG
- the argC gene encoding N-acetyl-gamma-glutamyl-phosphate reductase, producing MSRPRIFIDGHVGTTGLRIRDWLAPRDDLELLQIEESKRKDPDARRELLNRADLVILCLPDAAAREAVTLIENDTTRVVDASTAHRVADGWVYGLPEISAEHRASLAASRRISNPGCWPTSPILSLRPLVDEGIVPADAAISIHGLSGYSGGGRSMVEKWEDPANRLVGLSHEAPYAMERRHKHAPELLKYSHLSAPPHFLPSVGPFRCGMRVGTSLHAASLAPGADGKRIHEVLADCYASSKFVNVCAYREPLESDEFTFDPQACNDTNRVDLHVATHPDGHVLLVGVLDNLGKGAAGAAVQNLNLMLGLDEGAGLTA from the coding sequence ATGAGTCGACCGCGGATCTTCATCGATGGGCACGTCGGAACGACGGGGCTCCGCATCCGCGATTGGCTTGCTCCGCGCGACGACCTCGAGCTCTTGCAGATAGAGGAGTCGAAGCGCAAGGACCCGGACGCCCGCCGCGAGTTGTTGAATCGGGCAGATCTCGTGATCCTGTGTCTCCCCGACGCCGCCGCTCGCGAAGCGGTCACGTTGATCGAGAACGACACGACCCGGGTCGTCGACGCGAGCACCGCTCATCGTGTGGCGGACGGTTGGGTGTACGGACTACCGGAGATTAGTGCGGAGCATCGCGCATCTCTCGCGGCAAGTCGGCGCATTTCGAATCCGGGTTGTTGGCCGACGTCTCCGATCCTCAGTCTTCGACCGCTCGTCGACGAAGGGATCGTTCCGGCCGATGCTGCGATCTCCATCCACGGACTCTCCGGGTACAGCGGCGGCGGTCGCTCGATGGTCGAGAAGTGGGAGGACCCGGCGAATCGGCTGGTTGGGCTTTCGCACGAAGCTCCGTATGCGATGGAGCGTCGGCACAAACATGCGCCGGAGTTGCTGAAGTACTCGCACCTGTCGGCACCACCGCATTTTCTTCCGTCGGTCGGGCCATTTCGGTGTGGGATGCGAGTGGGTACTTCCCTTCATGCGGCGTCGCTCGCGCCGGGTGCGGATGGGAAGCGCATTCACGAGGTGCTCGCCGACTGCTACGCGAGCTCGAAGTTCGTGAATGTATGCGCGTATCGAGAACCTCTCGAGTCGGACGAGTTCACGTTCGATCCGCAGGCGTGCAACGACACGAACCGGGTCGACCTCCATGTCGCCACCCATCCCGACGGGCATGTTCTCCTGGTCGGTGTGCTCGACAACCTGGGGAAGGGCGCGGCCGGCGCGGCGGTTCAGAATCTCAACTTGATGCTCGGCCTCGACGAAGGCGCGGGCCTCACCGCCTGA